From a single Andrena cerasifolii isolate SP2316 chromosome 8, iyAndCera1_principal, whole genome shotgun sequence genomic region:
- the LOC143372115 gene encoding uncharacterized protein LOC143372115, producing MNPSFQLQDEDMDAKLIRIKSSLMSHDECAQLSSLERISNLLLSGGAAIKEAVFSKLVKLDVLSTVFEILHTPSDRLLPRILEFLSWISFHRKFYECHVVMDAMDSILKVTICVLKSRDKETLLLEKLVSIIDGILNRALEFNMDFDAVCVPSQLVFLLKSLILHNNLEQKLKFSAVSLLNIVLQNIDTEDAGKDSLFELCHKALDLMKEIVEYSDDAASIPLAAIALCSVCASGTRLCAAESDTRGSFDKAIQSRESLTKAIYTTAMNTLIPCGKSAESNETDRVKFHRNLVTCLNSLYKLSNCSRDNLSNHLTGNGYLKYFLLLTTRLPENLRRSTCILLSRIITTLAEESLSIGHWPNGVTAFENLMHRGLLDLPRDVQQWSDVMSSEGNSSIALMVLIYYHFHATKETDMLPLSSMILRIMNLPNSVRIPVPILKVLWFLFAIASVSHPSPNVEQGYDRASKRLASLLQYSKLSDCYTHHIDLIRYCLESAEIPRDLRNKAMDLWLIESDGDIKPLLTLDCDKVVRRCLLLAIQTGHSEQIINLAMKGIREMIRADNAKEIAEIAWHMLPNLLCPYQPGRDEQVKAVLELTNVFIPDSLSLSIKSRCADSLMTIILRRDANLKLRTLASMHSYVLLVTSATTKPFTIFKKYIGTRNFLEELLAQGFSDETPEFAAVCLKLLAFIVHCQAKSSVQRDKAVNIDVQRLADLLLNTRESVHCSINGMQLALELLTADSDGSAVRLSGIASSGDEAWGVVNLYETLHIIHGKSDSTQKDVVYQCLEGVLRFCQNHVESLMYHLCTLMSNYDLVTRVLQSSYVPYHFLEFLSTWLRCRRSYCTDEGPWNPRSLCRTPFEETLEQITTYVNAVGNTRADAAFYNLRYAVGHLLR from the exons ATGAACCCGTCATTTCAGCTCCAGGACGAAGATATGGATGCCAAGCTGATCCGCATCAAGTCGAGCCTGATGTCACACGACGAGTGCGCTCAG CTGTCGTCCCTCGAGCGAATATCAAACTTGTTGCTCAGTGGGGGCGCTGCGATCAAAGAGGCGGTTTTTTCGAAGCTGGTCAAGCTCGACGTCCTGTCGACTGTATTCGAAATTCTCCATACTCCAAGCGATCGTCTTCTTCC GCGTATTCTCGAGTTTCTGAGCTGGATAAGCTTCCATAGGAAGTTTTACGAATGCCACGTAGTGATGGATGCCATGGACTCAATTTTGAAAGTCACTATTTGTGTCTTGAAATCTCGCGACAAAGAGACACTGCTGTTGGAGAAGCTAGTATCAATTATCGATGGCATACTGAACAG AGCCTTGGAGTTTAATATGGATTTCGATGCAGTCTGCGTTCCAAGTCAACTTGTATTTCTCTTGAAATCTTTAATCTTGCATAATAATTTGGAGCAAAAGTTGAAGTTCTCCGCTGTCTCGTTACTGAATATCGTTCTGCAAAATATCGACACGGAGGATGCGGGGAAGGACAGTCTGTTTGAACTATGCCATAAAGCTCTCGATTTAATGAAAGAGATTGTCGAGTATAGCGACGACGCTGCCTCGATTCCCCTCGCAGCAATCGCACTATGCTCTGTTTGCGCTTCCGGCACTCG GCTGTGTGCCGCGGAAAGTGATACTCGAGGGAGTTTCGATAAAGCCATTCAATCCAGAGAATCTTTAACCAAGGCTATTTATACGACCGCGATGAACACGCTAATACCGTGCGGGAAA AGCGCAGAGTCAAACGAAACGGACAGGGTCAAATTCCACAGGAACCTCGTGACTTGTCTGAACAGCCTTTACAAGCTGAGTAACTGCAGCCGCGACAACTTGTCAAACCACTTGACCGGCAACGGATATCTGAAGTACTTCTTGCTTTTAACCACGAGGCTTCC AGAAAACTTGCGCCGCAGCACTTGCATTCTCTTGTCGCGAATCATAACCACTCTCGCCGAGGAGTCACTGTCCATTGGCCACTGGCCCAACGGGGTGACTGCTTTTGAGAATTTAATGCACCGAGGGCTGCTCGATTTGCCGAGGGATGTTCAACAGTGGAGCGATGTTATGTCTTCGGAAGGGAACAGTTCGATCGCATTGATGGTGTTGATCTATTACCACTTTCACGCAACGAAAGA GACCGATATGCTGCCTTTAAGTTCCATGATCCTGAGGATCATGAATCTTCCCAATTCAGTGCGGATACCAGTGCCAATCTTGAAAGTCTTGTGGTTTCTGTTTGCAATTGCCTCTGTATCCCATCCTTCGCCGAATGTGGAGCAGGGTTACGACAGAGCATCGAAGCGATTGGCAAGCTTGCTGCAGTATTCGAAATTGAGCGATTGTTACACTCATCACATAGATCTTATTCGTTATTGCCTGGAATCTGCTGAAATCCCGCGAGACCTGCGAAACAAGGCGATGGACCTTTGGCTAATAGAGTCCGACGGCGATATCAAACCGCTGTTGACACTGGATTGCGACAAAGTAGTTCGACGCTGCTTATTG CTCGCTATACAGACTGGACATTCGGAGCAGATAATAAACTTAGCGATGAAAGGAATTCGTGAGATGATCCGCGCGGATAACGCCAAGGAGATCGCTGAAATCGCTTGGCACATGTTGCCCAATCTACTGTGTCCCTATCAACCAGGCAGAG ATGAGCAAGTGAAGGCGGTGCTGGAATTGACCAACGTTTTCATTCCCGACTCCCTGTCCTTGAGCATCAAGAGTCGCTGCGCAGACAGTCTCATGACGATTATACTGAGGAGAGACGCGAACTTAAAGCTGAGGACACTGGCATCGATGCATTCGTACGTCTTGCTGGTCACGTCCGCGACGACCAAGCCGTTCACAA TTTTCAAGAAGTACATCGGAACACGAAATTTCTTGGAGGAGCTGCTCGCGCAAGGCTTCTCGGACGAGACGCCGGAATTCGCAGCGGTGTGCTTGAAGCTTCTCGCGTTTATCGTTCACTGCCAGGCGAAATCGTCGGTCCAG CGTGACAAAGCGGTGAATATTGACGTCCAGAGGTTAGCCGATTTGCTGTTAAATACGAGGGAGTCCGTTCACTGCTCGATCAACGGGATGCAACTGGCGCTGGAACTTTTAACCGCGGATAGTGATGGATCTGCTGTCAGGCTCAGCGGGATTGCGAGCAGCGGCGACGAGGCGTGGGGCGTTGTCAATCTCTACGAGACTCTTCATATTATTCATGGAAAA AGTGACTCAACACAGAAGGATGTGGTGTACCAGTGCCTGGAGGGTGTCTTAAGGTTCTGCCAGAACCACGTGGAGTCACTCATGTACCACCTCTGTACTCTGATGAGTAACTACGACCTTGTGACGCGGGTCCTGCAGAGCTCCTACGTACCCTACCACTTTCTGGAGTTCCTCTCGACCTGGCTGCGCTGTCGAAGGAGTTACTGCACCGACGAGGGACCATGGAACCCGAGGTCCCTCTGCAGGACACCGTTCGAGGAGACTTTGGAGCAAATCACGACCTACGTCAACGCCGTGGGGAACACGAGGGCAGATGCTGCGTTCTACAATCTTCGGTACGCGGTGGGTCATCTGCTCAGATGA
- the LOC143372012 gene encoding uncharacterized protein LOC143372012: MAPGVAFTIGLILVVGHLEQRPGSLAKTFTFPEYPYKETTKNELLFRQFEQACEESGACKMLPPQNGIAKTRCIRECSSPSCYREIYLFDQLEEGEIDVRLNSFKGCFMQRNSRPRK; the protein is encoded by the exons ATGGCGCCGGGGGTGGCGTTCACGATCGGGCTGATCCTCGTTGTCGGTCACCTGGAGCAAAGGCCAGGAAGCCTTGCCAAGACCTTCACCTTCCCGGAGTACCCGTACAAGGAGACTACCAAGAAT GAACTTCTCTTCAGGCAATTCGAGCAGGCTTGCGAGGAGAGCGGTGCCTGCAAGATGCTTCCGCCGCAGAACGGAATCGCAAAGACCAGATGCATCCGCGAATGTTCATCGCCGTCCTGCTACAGGGAGATCTACTTGTTCGACCAG CTAGAAGAAGGGGAGATCGACGTGAGACTGAACTCCTTCAAGGGCTGCTTCATGCAGCGCAACAGTCGACCGAGAAAGTAA